The Streptomyces sp. HUAS MG91 sequence CGGCGCCGGGGCGACCGGAAGGTGGCGCGCTGCCGGGTGTGCGGGCACACGCTCGACGCCGCCGAGATGAAGCTGATGCGCTGCGAGGACTGCCCGTCCGACATGGACGAGGGGCTCTACGACCGGCTCATCGAGTGGCGCGCGCGCACGGCGGCCACCCTCGGCCAGCCCGCGTTCTGCGTCTTCACGGACAAGACGCTGATCGCGATCGCGGAGGCCTCGCCGGACGACGAGCGGGAGCTGTCCCGCATCCCGGGTGTCGGCCGACGGAAGTTTCGGACCTACGGCTCCGATGTTCTCGCTCTTTGCGCAGGTCAGATGGTGGGGGATGAGACCGATGAAGGCGCGGGGGGCGCCTGATTCAAACTCGTCGAAAAAATAGTTTGCGCATGCCCCAGCAATCCCCATAGGTTCTTAAGCACGAGAGCAGCGGCCTTCTCCAAGGCCCTGGTTCCGTGTTGTACTTGAAAGCCGTCGGACCGGTTCACCGGTCCCCTAGACGCCGAGAGGAGGCGATTCCAGTGATCAGCATCAACGCCAGCTCCACCGTGAAAATGACCGATCGCTCGGTCGTCGCTTCCTGCCTGCTCGGCTTCTCGAACCTGGGCACCGGTCTGTCTGGCCTCAGCGCCATGCGTCCGGAGTCCGGCATGTCCCTCGCTTCCCTGCCGATTCGCGAGGGCAATGAGCGACCGACCAAGGCACCGGAAGCAGTAGCGACGGCACAGGCCCAGGCCTATGCCTTTGCAGCGGCCGGTGCCGGATTCCGGAAGCAGACGACGCACCACCACACGATGTGGGCCTTCCGTGGGCCTGAACCCTGGAGTGATCCAGCCTGATCTTCGATCAGGCCGGCGCCTTCAGGGCCGCGGAACCCCATCCGGGATCCGCGGCCCTTCTGTTTTCCCGGAAGAACCAGCGGTCTTCCGAGGGACCAGTACGAAGGGGCCTCGGGACAACAAAAGAACCCGGTACCACCGCCACCCGGCCCACCGGCCGGAACGACCAGACGAGGAAGACGAAACCGTGCAACTCGAAGCGCACGCCCCGTCCGTTCCGCCTTCAGACCCTCTCCCCCCGCCCGTCCCCACGGAGGACTCCACCTTGAACCCGCTGACTGCGCTCACCGCGCTCGACGACGCCATCGAGAACCTCGGCGTGCCCGTCCCCTGCCGTGCCTACGACCCCGAGGTCTTCTTCGCGGAGTCGCCGGCGGATGTCGAGTACGCCAAGTCCCTCTGCCGTACCTGCCCGCTGGTCGAGGCCTGCCTCGCCGGCGCCAAGGAGCGGCGTGAGCCGTGGGGCGTCTGGGGTGGCGAGCTGTTCATCCAGGGAGTCGTCGTGGCCCGCAAGCGGCCGCGTGGCCGCCCGCGCAAGAACCCGGTCGCGGCATGAACACCCGAGGAACGATCGACCGCCCCCTGACGCACGACCCCAAGAAGCAGGCCCCGATGAAGCCGTCCACGAGCGAGCCCGCCGGCTCCGTGACTCCAGACTTTCCGACGTCCGACGCGAACGACTCGCGTCAGAACAGGACCCGTCAGATGCAACTCGCCCCAGAAGCCCTGGCTCGTGCGCATATGCACGAGCGCATGCGTGAGGCCGACATCGACCGCCAGGCCATGCGCCTGGTGATCGCCCGTCGGATGCAGCGCCGTGCCGAGCGCGCCTCGCTGCGCGCCCGCCGCGCGCTCGCCATGGCCGTCATGCAGTAATCACAGCGACAGCACCCGGCTGTTCGTGCGGGGGTCGGTCCGGACCGGACCGACCCCCGCGGTGCGTTGTGCCGGGCGATCGGCCGAGCACGGCGTTATCGTCGCCGGGTGACGTCTCTTCCTGGCGGGGACTCCGCGCGGCAGCCGGAACAGCGGACCCTGGTGTGCGCCCGCTGCGGTACGACCGCCGAGGCGACACCCTTGACCTGGACGTACTCCGTCGAAGGCGGCGTCCGGCGCCACTTCTGCGAAGCCTGCTCCCGGGAGAACATCCGGGCCATCGAGGGACGCCTCGACTCCGACCGCTGGTGATCAGGCCTCGGCGGCGGGCGGCTCCGGGTCTCCCTCCTCGGTACCGGCCTCCTCGGAGTCGGTCTCCTCGGAGTCGGTCTCCTCGACCACGAACCCCGTCACCCAGGCCTCCAGTTCATCCCTCAGCCGCACGGTCGCACCCAGCTGGCACAGCACGCCGATCGTGCTGAGCGTCACCCGGTGGATCAGCAGATACGCCGGCGGCAGATTGAGCTGCCTGCCCAGCTGGTGGGCGGGGGAGCGGGGATCGGCGATCCGCGCCGCCTGGTTGCGCATCCACGAACGGGTGAAGGTGAACTCCTCGACCTGTGCCGGCTCGATGATCGGCAGCAGATAGTCGAGCACCGCGTCCGGCTCCAGCTGGATGGACTCCCGGACGAAGCCCTCCTCGCGCAGCAGCTCGTAGATCGCGCTCGCGTCGCCCTCCAGCGTCAGCCGCAGCGAGTCGCCGATCGGCGCGGGCAGCCCGCCCGGCAGCCGGTCGACCGTGCCGAAGTCCAGGACGCCCAGCCGCCAGCCGCTCTTGTCGTCGGGCAGCAGGCGGAAGTTTCCCGGGTGCGGGTCCGCGTGCAGCAGCCCCGTGCGCGCCGGTCCCGAGAACAGGAAGCGAGCCAGCAGCTGGCCCGCCCGGTCCCGCTGTTCCTTGCTGCCGTCGCTGATGATCTCGGCGAGCGGGATGCCGTCGATCCACTCCGTCACCAGCACCTGCTCGCACTGGTGCACCACGTGCGGCACCACGACATCGGGATCCCCGTCGAACTCCTCCGCGTGTGCCTGCTGCGCCCGCGCCTCCAGTGCGTAGTCCAACTCCTCCGAGACCCGGTCGCGAAGCTCGGTGATGAGCGGCTTGATGTCCATCCCGGGAATGAGCGGGCCCAACAGGCGCGCGAAACGACCCAGTTGATTCAAGTCGGACAGCAGCGCCTCGCCCGCGCCCGGGTACTGGACCTTCACGGCGACCTCCCGGCCGTCGTGCCACACCGCTCGGTGCACCTGCCCGATCGACGCGGCCGCCGCGGGCTTGTCCTCGAACTCCAGGAACAGCTCGCGCCACTCCGCCCCGAGCCGCTCGTCGAGCACCGCGTGCACCGTCCGGGTCGGCATCGGAGGCGCGGCCTCCTGGAGCTTGGTGAGGGCGGCGCGGTAGGGGCCGGCGACATCCTCCGGCAGCGCGGACTCGAAGACGGACAGTGCCTGCCCGAACTTCATCGCCCCGCCCTTCAACTCACCCAGGACGCGGAACAGCTGCTCCGCCGTGCGCTGCTGGAGCTCCCGGCCGACGAGCTCGGCGGACTTGCCGCCGATCCGCTTGCCGATGCCCCAGGTCGCCCGGCCCGCGAAGCCGATGGGTAGAGCGGCCAGCTTGGCGGTACGGGTAACCGCCTTGCGGGGAAGATCAGACATACACCCCTCCAAGTGCCGGACAGCCGTGCCGCGCATGTCCAGCCGTCGTGGCGCCGTCGGCCATTGCCTACCCCGCCATTGTGTCGTGCGGCTCTTCCTCCACGGGGGTCTCCTTCCCGTAACCTCCCTCACCCGCACCGCACGGACACTCCGGATGCGGCCACACCGGACGTGCGTGCCAGTCGAGCCCCGGCGCGGACGTCTCCCAGCGCGCCCCCGTGCTGGACGGCAGCTCACCGTCCAGGAAGGCCAGCCCGTGAGCGGCCGCAAGCCCCGCCACAGCTGTGGAAAGGCCCACGTCACAGGCCTGAACCTGACGCGAGGAGCGGCCCGAGCCCCACTGCGCGAGCAGCCGCGGCCAGGTCGGATCACGGTCGGCGCGCCCCAGGAGCAGACAGCGGGCACATCCCGTGCCGCCCGGCAGCACCAGGGGCCCCACCATGCCCGTGGCCTCGACCACGCCCGCGTACAGATGCGGGATCCCCGCGGCCATCAGATCCTCGACGGCCACCGGGTCGGGGGAGTGGATCCCGAGCCCGTCCCGCGGCGCGACGATCACCAGCGACAGCTGAGGTCCGCCCTGCTCGTGCTCGGCCGGGCGTGGCGCGGTCCTGCGCCGGTCCGGGCGCGGCGGCCTGGCCGGCGCCGTGGCACGCACCACCCGCTGCGCGGCCACCTCGCGGCGCTCGCCCACCGCCTCCGTGGTCTGCCCACCCGGCGCCACGTCCCACGGCTCGACGCAGCCGCCGTCCCGCACGTCGACATGGCCGACTCCCGCCGCGGCGAGGACCGAGGCGATCACCGCGCCCACCCGCCCGGCCCCGCGCACCTGCACCCGCATGGTGTGCCGTGCCGCCAACTTCCGCATTCCTTCGGCGGGTTCTGACGTGGTGACCGTCAGAGCCGCATGGTCGGGGCGGAGCCGGTCCAGGACCGCCGTCCGTCGGCGCAGGGCGTCGGCCTCGGGTCCGCCGCCGGTCGCGTCGTCGATCAGGCCCGCCCCGGTCAGCCGGTCGAGGAGCGCGTCCACATGACCGTCGGGCAGCCCCATCCGGCGGGCCTCGTCCCGCAGCAGGGGCACGCCCCGCGTGCCGTCGAGCAAGGTCAGAAAACTCCCGGTGGCCGTGTCGACCGGTCCGAGTACCACCGCGTGTGCCGGTGTCACACCGAACTGCACCGTGTTCAGGTCGTGCCAGCCGCGCCGCAGCGCGGGCTTGAGGATCGGATGCATGGCTGTCCCCCATGGTCCCCCGTGCCGTGCTCCCACCGGTGCGGCGGGAGCCGTTCGCGTCGATCGATGGCCAGCATGCCCGCCGGGCCCGACGGGTGCGGAAAGTTGTCCACAGGCAGTGGGTGATAGTCGTACGAATCGATCGCTGGTGACGCGGGGCCGCACCGAAGACTTCCGGAGGCGGGACTTCCGCCCTGTACAGCGGGTAACGTC is a genomic window containing:
- a CDS encoding WhiB family transcriptional regulator, with translation MQLEAHAPSVPPSDPLPPPVPTEDSTLNPLTALTALDDAIENLGVPVPCRAYDPEVFFAESPADVEYAKSLCRTCPLVEACLAGAKERREPWGVWGGELFIQGVVVARKRPRGRPRKNPVAA
- a CDS encoding ThiF family adenylyltransferase yields the protein MHPILKPALRRGWHDLNTVQFGVTPAHAVVLGPVDTATGSFLTLLDGTRGVPLLRDEARRMGLPDGHVDALLDRLTGAGLIDDATGGGPEADALRRRTAVLDRLRPDHAALTVTTSEPAEGMRKLAARHTMRVQVRGAGRVGAVIASVLAAAGVGHVDVRDGGCVEPWDVAPGGQTTEAVGERREVAAQRVVRATAPARPPRPDRRRTAPRPAEHEQGGPQLSLVIVAPRDGLGIHSPDPVAVEDLMAAGIPHLYAGVVEATGMVGPLVLPGGTGCARCLLLGRADRDPTWPRLLAQWGSGRSSRQVQACDVGLSTAVAGLAAAHGLAFLDGELPSSTGARWETSAPGLDWHARPVWPHPECPCGAGEGGYGKETPVEEEPHDTMAG
- a CDS encoding AarF/ABC1/UbiB kinase family protein → MSDLPRKAVTRTAKLAALPIGFAGRATWGIGKRIGGKSAELVGRELQQRTAEQLFRVLGELKGGAMKFGQALSVFESALPEDVAGPYRAALTKLQEAAPPMPTRTVHAVLDERLGAEWRELFLEFEDKPAAAASIGQVHRAVWHDGREVAVKVQYPGAGEALLSDLNQLGRFARLLGPLIPGMDIKPLITELRDRVSEELDYALEARAQQAHAEEFDGDPDVVVPHVVHQCEQVLVTEWIDGIPLAEIISDGSKEQRDRAGQLLARFLFSGPARTGLLHADPHPGNFRLLPDDKSGWRLGVLDFGTVDRLPGGLPAPIGDSLRLTLEGDASAIYELLREEGFVRESIQLEPDAVLDYLLPIIEPAQVEEFTFTRSWMRNQAARIADPRSPAHQLGRQLNLPPAYLLIHRVTLSTIGVLCQLGATVRLRDELEAWVTGFVVEETDSEETDSEEAGTEEGDPEPPAAEA